The following is a genomic window from Plectropomus leopardus isolate mb chromosome 3, YSFRI_Pleo_2.0, whole genome shotgun sequence.
TCAGGGCCTTGTACAAGCCCGTGTACAGTGAGGACAACAGTCCTTAGAGCCATGTGCAAACCATCTGCGAGCTACCTGTGGAAAGtaaccattaaaacaaaccaGACTGATAAAACATTCCCTGTAGAGTTTGTGCTAACTTCATTTGACTTTGTAGatcaacaaaacacatattttaaacatatggacggacacaaaaacacactatgTTCCAGTGTGACTCACCTGACTTGTCCTGCAGGTCGTCGAGCCGCTCGCCCCTCTCTATCACCTTGGAGATGTTCTCCTGCATCACATCTATCACCTCATCGACCTGCGACTGCACCCTGAGGACACACATTGGTCATAGACGGTCAATCATAGATGATAAAAGGTAAGATTTGTCAAggattgatctttttttcttgtgggaACCCACAACAGCATCTGTTTTCCCAACAATATCCTCTTCTCTATATGTGGACCTGTCTAGTTGGCAGGCAATAAAAAGCCCGTCAGATGGTTTTCAGCCTCACTGTGACCTTCCTGCACCTGTTCAGTATCTGCAGAATTATACTTGAATCTTTTCTTTATTCACGGTACTCATACCTGAGCATGGCATGACTAGTCCAGATTACCGTTCAATCTTTATTTCAATGTCTTTCTTAGCAATACCTCATGGAGGGATGCAGGGTCAGCGGGAGGGAAATATAAAATGCCGTGAGGCTCAGAGGGGAGATACATGACAAAGTAATTTGCTGTCTTTAACAGCTGATCACATTTTCCAGCAGTTACACTGATTGTCTCAGACACGGAACAGCGGGAAATTATCAGTCTTGGACTTCAGCTTGATTGCACGTTGAAGACggtaaacatgcaaaaacttAGTCAGAGCAAAGCACTGGGGGACATAGAGGAGCATGGCCTGCtacaaacacatgtacacacaccaGAGGGCCTGACCTCATGAGTTCAGGTTCAGTCACAGTGGTGAAGAGCCCGGGCAAAGTGCACACAGCATTCCTAGTATCCGTAATGATGGCATCTTGTTTCAAGTGCTCTCAACAATGACAAACTGTTGAGAATGAACAGAGTTTAGAGAGTCTGGGTGCCAGACTGTCTCAACAATGACCTCTTCTGTTCTCTGGACGTCCCTGACTGGAGGTGAATGTAGAAACAGACTGCGGAGGGATCAGGACCCTCGAGAAAGTTACACAATAACCTGCACATGGCTTTCACAGTCCACCATAAACCTGCTGCTTCTGGTAAACATGACGAGCCACAGTTGCATAACACCAACACCAAAACTCAGAGTGCTGGCAACACTACTCTGACCCTCTGGCTTTAAGTTATTATGAGGAATGTGTTCATACTTACTGCTTGAATTTGTCATTCTGAGGTCCAAATCTGGGTCCCGTGGGTCCTCTCCTGGAAAACAGGTATTATTGAAGCCAAAGTTACTAATATACTTATATAtacttttgtatataaattttCAACTGTAATAACTTATTTAGCTGTTGATTTTGTGTACTTGGCTTTAATAATCCAAGATAGTAATGTTGCGTATATCATATGGGTAAATTGTActatatatttgatttatttataataaaatctGCGCCTAAATAGAACATTAATAAACTCACAGAAAGAAGTCTTCCTCCTCATCAGAGTCCTCCTCCAGAAGGTTCCTCTGTAAAAAGAGTAAAGTTTAGAGGTCAGATCAGAGTGAACTTGATATTGAGTGACtatgatttgattgatttggtACAGGAACAAGCTCCTTTATCAGCTAAAAGGCCCAAACAGAGCACATTCCTGGCACTCACAACCAGTGCTGCTGatacagagataaaaaaaactggcCTCCAGGGGCCCGAGAGCTGCTGTACTAATCAATAGatgctttttctgtctgtcctcagagTGCAGACATGCCGAAATACACTGCTCTTATAGTGCACTTACACTATGATGActtactaaaaaataaaagactagTGTTGCTCTGCTGGCCAAAGCTCAGTAAAAGCTcttcctcttttgctctctAAGACTCCCCAGCGTCTAACTCTTGGGACGATCAGTTTGTAGGGAAGCCAAAATGGACCTGAGCAGATTCTGATAAAGAGAACAGAGCCTCTCTGTATTCTTTCTGGGATCTCAAGGTGGATTATCTCACAAAAAAGCTGTCAAACCACGTCTGAACCACTGATGGCTTTAATAGAGCCAGAAAGTGCCCCTGTGTAAAGTGCTATTCATAGAGAATTAGTGAGGACAGCTGCAATAAATTCTCACAGGAGGAGAATTGGACCAAGCAGACAGTAAGAGTCTGTTTCTAAATGGATGACAGGAGGACAGTGTTCACTGCAACTGGGAAAGAAAGGTACAGAAGTGTAATGAAttcacatgagaaaaaaaaaataattgatgacATTATTAGCTCAAAATTATtagttttcatggaaaaaaatgttatgatacAATTTTTTCCTTCCTAATACTAAATTCGATACCTGATTTTGCACGTTGGCTCAACCCAATACATCATGGGATACATCTTAAACTCAGTAGGCTTCAGCGAAGtgctaacaacaacaaaaacccctTTCAACGCAAATGAATGGTTAAATAACGACAGAAGACATTCATTGTTGGACTTATTAGTTTTCTAACGTCTCAAAAAACACTTACCACTTCAGAGATATTCTAACAATAGTAAATATTatacttaaatgttttatacaaCATTGATGACTTCAAAGTTTATTAACAAAGTATGTGGTATTGGATTGGTGCATAGACTTATAAACTCGCCAATACCCAATCCACCATGTGAGGGAGTACTGGCATTTACAACACGAGAATTAGTATCAGAGAAAATCTAAAATCTGCTCGCTTTTCTGACTTTACAAGATAATAATCTTGTCAATTATAATTTTTCTGAATTGGTGAGATTATCTTGTGAAGTCAGTAacgtgaaaaacattttatatgatTCTGAGATAACCTTGttcatttaagaaaaacattttttttctcaagtgaatCCAATACATTTCACTAGAGATTTTCAGAGGAAAGCTGGAGATATTACAGACATACAGCATGTCGTTCAATGGGTTTAGGAGCAGCACTAATTAGCTACATACAAATGACATCATGCAGAAGAAGTTAAGTAGTAGTTTAAGTTAAATTTCCAGTTCTTCAGTCATCGTCATCACCTTCTAACAATCATGACACTCTGGCACTACAAAGAGCTGATAAAAGGAAAATTCATGGATGCCCTGTGATGCTGACAGCTGCCCGCCAAGGCTGTGCCAACGTGGACATTTTATGTCCTTGTAAATACACGGTCATCTTCAAAAGAGCTGAGAGAATGGTGACCATATGATGATAAATAAGTTTATAAGCAAGGCACTAATACTCTCCTTCTGTACAACATCACAGTCTTTCTTTCCACTGCCTATGATGGGAGTCATGAGGGAGAACTGGTAGTTATTATCAGAGGGCAGGAGGTAGGGCACTAGAGGGAACGCAGGGAAGGTGAAAGAGAGCAATTTGTTATGCAAGTCTCCCCGTAAGCTTTGCTTTGATTCCAGTACAACACAATAGCAAACAGGattaaacagagagacagaggagagagttAAGTAAAGAATTTGGGGGAGCAAACAGGGAAGGTGGAGGTGGGTGGAAGGAGATGATCATGTTGATATGAACCAGACATTTGGCTAGAGGAGTTTCTTCACTTTACCTCCttcaaaaatgtcctctttttttctgcattcatgcacttttccttcagtttttccATTAATGCTAATCTAACTGCATCTTACCGCAAAATctgcatttgttttgcatttcaaattaaactttgaCCTGACTTCAGCACACTGAATGTCGATTTTGAAATCACCTTTACTGTGTTTGCTGCCTGCATCCCCTGCTTCTCTATGATattagccccttttacacaaCCTGCTCAAGGTGGAAATATCATGTTGTTATGCCGCCTTgccgttctgtataaaaggtacgatGGCAGAATGGGACCACAGAGTTTTCTCGCCTTCGAGCTGGCAAATGAATTAGCAACAGCACCGAAACACGGTCTGTTGAAAAAGATACAGCCAGCAGGACgtgtgtgacgttttgatggcgtgttatgtgtgcgaccTACCACAGGAGATTTAACAAGCAGTAAGTGGTTaagtcaaagaagaagaagtggtgTTAAATATCCGCAAATTGGGAAAAGAATAGTACTTCCTCTTGAAAGTctgagattcaaatcatcattCATAGACTCTCAGCCAACTGAGATtccttcaagtcaagcagtcgttttttttctgtgcagtttacttctgaggatgttttggtgccaagattttgctgcagagtgagtgctcttcaCTTTAATGCCACTCTTTGCAGCTGCGGATATGCAGGCAGCGGCATGTAGGGAGACAGAGATCGCACCATAAGACGAAGAAGTGCTGAAttcacagctcacagcaagttaatatgatacagtctctgaTTTTAGTTGATATGCAGCATTGGCAAAATATGTTGCACATTTGCGCTGTCAGTGGCGCCATTTACCGGTTTACTACATGATGTGattgctgctgtcacactgaatatCCAGCGGAGCCCgttcaaattttaaaactttatgtaaaacaaaacGAATCAAATCCGATTCGACTTACATAATTCTGAGTCTCATACAGCCCTAGGAAACAATAAGATTCGGGAGATCTTTACCGTCCAAGGAGAAGACAAGATTGTCTTATGACAGGGACGGCAAGCaattgttattgtcatgttatgCAATTGTTACTGTTAGAAAGGGCTGCTGATATGTGTGTTACATGCAACACTAATTACAGACACTGCTGTATCAAACATCATGCTCGTCACGTCTCTTTTGTCtgcaatgccagcatgctgtctaaaaccacacactggagcagcattaGGCCGCTGTTGTGCAAAAATGTAGAGGAAGCCTAAAGAATGGACTTGGTAGCGACCCTATAgcgcaatctctgtgtaaaaagggccaCCGTCTGTGTCTCACCCTCTCGCTGCGAATGGATCCAGTGACCTCGTCGTCATTGAGGTGTCGTTTAAACTTGGGGGGCATGTTGTCTTCAGACTGCTCCTCCCGATCTGGCTCCCTCTGTGGGACACGAGGAGAAGAAGATCATGACATGGACCGTTTTTGAAACACCTGCTCTAAACCCCAGTGGTCCTGCTGCTCATTAGTGTTACACATGGCTGCCTGTTAAATGACTGTACTCCTGGAAGAAGTGAGTGACTGGCAGGCGTAGCTACAGGCAGGTTCTGCCTGAGAGCAGAATCTGAGGAACAAAGCATTAAGTGTATGAGCAGAGTAAGACCGTAAATCTAAACTTGCCCTGTTGTGATTGCATTAATGAGACTGGTCATGGTTGAGCAATCTGAGGATGACTCCAGTCTCAACATATCCCGGTAAACAGCCTGACTTCATTATTAGTCACAGAgctgatttcattcatttcgTCTGCATTTTGATATTTACCTCTAgaacacactaaaaaaaaaagtgttacttTCATTACGCCAGCTGTCTGCGAAACGCTGTTCCTCTCCTCTACTACACCATGACTGTAAACACctatttaaatgtcttaattcCTAGTATTTCTGGCAGGAGCAGGTAGAGTCTCACTAGCTACAAAAGGAAATATCATCATTGCTCTGCGTGCCTTTGGGTGAAAAGCTCAACCATGTCAGATGTGGAAAACATGCTGTTCTTCCAATTATACCCCCCAGAGTCTGTGTTTGGGTGCTACTCGTTCCAAACACCATATGTAACACCGCAACAAAACTAAACAGTGCCTCAATAAAGTGCCTCTACGACACTGAACTAAACAACATGTGATCCTCAGGCCCTTCTGTAAGCATCAAGGGAGGAAAACacagcagtcacacacaaacacaagctctCTAAATCCAACAATTCAACTTATACCATTGAATCCAGTTCAGTCTGACACTGTGGCTTTCACAGCAGCGTCCCTTTCTGGCACTGCGATTGGAAAAAGGCCTTTCAGTAgccaggagaggagaggaactTTCCAGTAAACAGAGGTGAAGAGAAGCAGGGGACAGGGCTCGCTCTGGAGCAGCgtgaagagaaacagaaagagaaagaggagaagcaAAGTCTAACATGTTAGGGTTGCAGAGGAGTTTTAAAGTgcaatccattaaaaaaacagatctgGATTCATATcaaaattgtgatttattacataaaatagaATTTACAGATCGTAtgatgtcagttttggacaaGAGAAAAGGAAATACCATCGTGATGATCACAAGAGAAAACTATAGATTATTAATGCTCGCAATCAGTATATTGGTTGcaatttgttttctctctttttgtctctattagaggaaaaaaagatgttgtgtTAAGAGCCAAGTAATAGctattttttaggtattttacaACTAATGTAATACCTCGAGGGTCCAGGCTccttaaccatttgaaacctggagcgaaatcacttttcttgtgctgtgctcagAAGTCTTTCAcaactatttaaacctttgaacctggaGCAAACTggtacattttcttaaaaatataattaaaaaatggaagaaaggCAATgcgcaacttggtgagaaattttccacaaactgtaagaattagtagatttggatttttttttaaaatagtgaaaaaggaaaaagctagAAACAACtatatattatcataattacacgTGTAACATTATTTCAGATATTCTTTAATTGTAAGTCATTTTtccaagtatttttttaatttgtatttatttattttttaaaggtaaatgtattgtactttttaataatttcttgctgtcGTTGTTCTGTCCCTTCTTACCaagtttttggaagaaatcaagccaatttgatgaggtttaaaaggttaaatgatCGTAAAAGCTCAGCTGGTATCAGGAATGCTAAGTTAGCTCGTTATGTCAAAACCGTTGGTAATTTAAGCCGGTTGAGCTGTTTGTTATCACGTATCTAAATACATTAGAATATCGTTGTCTACCAAAATGTAACTATCACGTTACTACTTAACAAATAATTTAAGTGAAAGGGGACTAATGTAAAGGCTAAAAGCTGGTGGCTAATTTAGCTAGCTCTGGCAGGCCGCTTGGTTCAGTGACAGATTTAGCAGCTAAGCTAAGGATGCTAACGTGGCTAGCTACCTGCTGTTTCCCACAAGATCCGCTGCTCGAtgctggaaaacacaaacacagagagcgTCAGGTATTAGTCCAGGGGTTTTCAGAGTTTGAGGTGGCTTTACGGTTTTGTCGCTTTCATTTCAAACGCTGTCCGGGCGATGAGACAGGATTATCATTATGGATGCTAGCGGTGCGCTTGTCTCTTCTCCGTCTGATCAGCTGACCAGgaaatgaacacaaacagctggaggaggagagggaccCGCAGATGTTTGACAGTGTGAGAGGAgtatttggtttaaaatataaaatatatataaatattcaacTCTTTTGCACTTCTCGGTATAGATGCATACATGTAAATTCACGTTaaccctcctcttttttttatttagttagcTCAAGTAGCCTATTGTGCTACTTTTATCACTTCTAATCAAATACATGCTGAAGGATATATTGTACTTCTTAAACcaatacatttatttggcaGCTATAATAACTGCTAACGTAAGGAAACggttcaaaaataaaagttagaaTTGCTATAAATCAAACTACTAATattacttctactactactagtacttttactttaatttttactaTATATCTTTAATAGTCCTATACTTGTATAGGCCCACTGTATATGCCTCTCCTCTAGTATAATATATGTCTGAATAAAATATAGTCGTTTTTACACCAATAAATGCAGCTATAGTAACTCTTAGTCAATATTTTACTCATTAAATTAACCCAACAGTGTTAgaatttcataatttatttattgtcttcaACTGTAAACTGTGCAATGGCGACTTAAAAGTACAATAAGTCTTTATAATACGGTCCTAACTGTACAACATTTGGtgcaattattcatttttagcaATCTGTGTAATTATTCAACTGTGCAAATTTCTTAATCTTGAATGTATATTGTGTTGCATAttctttttctctatttatgtatattttgcGTTGTACATTGTGgcattatacatatatttctaactttacatactagttttgTACATTGTAATGTAGCTTAGggtacattttctatttttttacacactttacatacacagcacattatacatatttagtatatataaatattttacatactagTGTTAcctttttgtaacatatttcacatgttttatttttataattttacataCCACATAGTAACAAggattatttgttgttgttattattattattattattattattacagttacTATTGTTTATACTATATATCTTTAATTACTAATTTTTCCTTTAGTAGTTATTAACATACCACTCACAGTAGTCATTGTTCTGTGTAAgtattttacttttggtactttgagGTACTTGTTTTATGCTGAATGTCCGTCTCACCTGTGGGTGGCAGTAGTGCTCCTCTAGATGCATCACGCGTGcgtaaaatttaacaaaaaaagaagaactttGACCGGAAAAGATTTCAGGCTAAGTTGGTAAGCTATTTGTTTATTGCGCTTTATTTACAGATATATTAATAGGTTTTTCTGAATCGCTGCTATTCTTTATGCAGGCAGTGTTTCTGTGAGTGCGGGTAGTTAAAGGCAGTCtctgggtctgtgtgtgtttgtgtgtgtttgtgtgtgtttgcgcagAGCTGCTCTCAGAGAGATGCAGCGTGCTGCAGGCAGCGCGGATCAGGATCAGCCTCACCCTCTGTTTGGAGGAGCGCTGTCAGCCGGCCTCCCTCACTGCGCTAAAGACATCAGTGAGCTGAGGGAGATCCCGGACAACCAGGAGGTTTTTGCCCATGAACACACCGACCAGAGCCTGATCGTGGAGCTGGTGGAGTACCAGGGTCAGGTAGCAGACCAGGACGCCGCCAGGTATCACTTTGAAGACATCGCAGGCAGCAACAAAGCTTCAGAGCCAGGCGCTTTTCAAGTGAGCAGCGTTGAGCTGCTGCCAAAATCTGAGCTGTCCCTGTCAGACTGCAGCTCTGCCTGGATGCTGACAGGGACACAGTGTGTGTCCAAGTTCAACGAAGAAGCGAGAAACACAGTGACCCTTCACCTGGGTCTGTTTCGCCTGCCGCAGTTCTCCACAGATGTCCTGATAACCTTCAACGACCCGCAGAGCATCAGCCctgacagcagcagtgctgCTTCAGCGCAGACGCACAGAGAGCCGTGGACGGTGCAGGACTTCCAGCGCCTGCTGCAGACTCTGACTCTACATAATCCAGGACTGTTTGGGTAGAAGAGCTGCTTCTTTCCCAGTGTGGGACCTCACCTGATTACAGATGGGACTCAGgcacatttgaaaatatttggacTGTGTTTGCTGAGGCCCCGTAAGAGTCAGAGCCTGAAAAGCAACTCCTCCGAGCTGTGGTCATCTCCCTCCCACGACACACAAGTCTAGTTCTGCCTtaaattttg
Proteins encoded in this region:
- the vamp4 gene encoding vesicle-associated membrane protein 4 isoform X1; the protein is MREPDREEQSEDNMPPKFKRHLNDDEVTGSIRSERRNLLEEDSDEEEDFFLRGPTGPRFGPQNDKFKQVQSQVDEVIDVMQENISKVIERGERLDDLQDKSESLSDNASAFSSRAKQLHRRMWWRDMKMKMIIALVVVALLLIIIIPVILRYR
- the vamp4 gene encoding vesicle-associated membrane protein 4 isoform X2; this encodes MPPKFKRHLNDDEVTGSIRSERRNLLEEDSDEEEDFFLRGPTGPRFGPQNDKFKQVQSQVDEVIDVMQENISKVIERGERLDDLQDKSESLSDNASAFSSRAKQLHRRMWWRDMKMKMIIALVVVALLLIIIIPVILRYR
- the rangrf gene encoding ran guanine nucleotide release factor: MQRAAGSADQDQPHPLFGGALSAGLPHCAKDISELREIPDNQEVFAHEHTDQSLIVELVEYQGQVADQDAARYHFEDIAGSNKASEPGAFQVSSVELLPKSELSLSDCSSAWMLTGTQCVSKFNEEARNTVTLHLGLFRLPQFSTDVLITFNDPQSISPDSSSAASAQTHREPWTVQDFQRLLQTLTLHNPGLFG